A segment of the Euzebya rosea genome:
GGACGAGCTGGACCGGCTCGTCGTCGTCCGCACCTTCTCCAAGGCCTGGCGGATGGCCGGGCTGCGGCTGGGCTACCTGCTGGCCCACGACTGGGTCGTCCAGGACCTGCTGAAGGTCCGGCTGCCCTACCACCTGGACGCCATCACCCAGGCCGCCGGCTGCCTCGCGGTGGAGATGGCCGACGACGTCACCGCCCACATCGCCGACCTCGTCGCCGAACGCGACCGACTGCTGGTGGCGCTGGACGGCATCGACGGCGTGACCGTGTGGCCGTCGGCCGGCAACTTCCTGCTGCTCCGTGTCGACCGTGCGCGTGACGTCTTCGAGTCGATGCTCGCCGACGGGGTGCTCATCCGCGACTTCTCGACGCTTCCCCGACTCGAGGGCTGCCTTCGCGTGACGGTCGGCACCCCCGAGGAGAACGACCGCTTCCTCTCTGCCCTCAAGGAGTCCCTGCGATGACCCGCATCGGCCGCGTCGAACGCACCACCAAGGAGACCACCATCATCGTCGAGGTCGACCTCGACGGCGGCGGCAAGGTCGAGGTGTCCACCGGCGTGCCCTTCTTCGACCACATGCTGGACCAGCTCGGCCGCCACGGCCGGCTGGACCTGACCGTCCGCGCGGACGGGGACACCGAGATCGACGACCACCACACCGTCGAGGACGTCGGCATCGCGCTGGGCCAGGCGCTCGCCGAGGCATGGGGTGACCGGGCCGGCGTCGAGCGCTTCGGCGACGCGACCGTCCCGATCGACGAATGCCTGACCCGCACCGCCGTCGACCTCGCCGGCCGGCCGTACCTCGTCTGGGACGCCCCCGTCCCGCTGGAGGTCATCGGCACCTTCGAGACGTCGTTGGTCAAGCACTTCTTCGAGGCGGTCATCGCCAACTCGCGCATGACCCTGCACGTGAAGCTCCTGGAGCCCGGCAACACCCACCACGTCTTCGAGTCGGTCTTCAAGTCCTTCGCCGTGGCGCTGCGACGTGCCGTCGCGGTCACCGCGCCCGGCGCTGCCGTGCCGTCCACCAAGGGCGTGCTGCAGTAGTGGGCACGACCGCGGCCGTCCTCGACTACGACGCCGGCAACCTGCGGTCGGCGGAGAAGTCGCTGCAGCGCGTCGGCTTCGAGACCGTGGTGACCGCCGACGCCGACCGTGCCGCCGAGGCCGACCTGGTCGTCGTGCCCGGCGTGGGCCACTTCGGCCAGTGCGTCCGTCGGTTCGACGACGCCGGGTTCGCGCCGCTGATCCGCCAGCGCGTCGCCGCCGAGCAGCCGGTCCTGGGCATCTGCGTCGGCATGCAGATCATGTACGAGGGCTCCGACGAGGACCCCAGGGTCCCCGGCTTCGGCTTCCTGCCCGGCTGGGTGCGACGCATCCCGTCGACGACCCCGGACGGCAGGACGCTCGCCGTCCCGCACATGGGCTGGAACGTGCTGCGCGCGCGGCGCGACGACCCCCTGCTGGCCGGGATCGGCGGCGAGCGGGTCTACTTCGTGCACTCCTACTACGCCGACCCCAGCGACCACGACCACGTCATCGCCGAGTCCACCTACGGCGTGCCGCTCCCCGCCATCGCCCGCGAGGGCAGCGTCGTCGTCACCCAGTTCCACCCCGAGAAGTCCGCCGACGTCGGCCGGCAGCTGCTGGCCAACCTCCACGACGAGGTCTCGGCCCGATCCACGAAGGTCCGTTCCTGATGCCCCTCACCCTCTTCCCGGCCGTTGACATCAAGGACGGCCGAGCCGTCCGCCTCACCCAGGGCAAGGCCGACGCCGAGACCGTCTACGACGCCGACCCGGTCGCGGCCGCCCAGCGCTTCGCCGACGAGGGAGCCGAGTGGCTGCACGTCGTCGACCTCGACGCCGCCTTCACCGGCGAACCACGCAACCGCCACCTCGTGGCCGACATCGTCGAGGCCACCGGCGTACCCGTGCAGGCATCCGGTGGGGTCCGGACGCTCGCGGACCTCGACGCGGCGATCGGTTTCGGCGCCTCCCGTGTGGTCATCGGCACGATGGCGCTGGAGCAGCCCGACTTCGTCAGGGCCGCCCTGGACGCCCACGGCGACAAGGTCGCCGTCGGGCTCGACGCCGACGGGACCACGCTGAAGGCCCGGGGCTGGGTCACCGAGGGCGGCGACCTCTTCGAGGCCCTGGCGATGTTCACCGAGATGGGTGTCGCCCGCTTCGTCTTCACCGACATCGGACGTGACGGCATGCTGTCCGGCCCGAACGTCGAGCGGTTGACGCAGGTCGCCGAGGCCACCACGGCCCGGGTGACCGCGTCCGGCGGGGTGTCGTCGCTGGAGGACCTCCGGGTGCTCAGCAGCGCGCACGAACGGGTCGACGCCGCCATCGTCGGCAAGGCCCTGTACGCCGACCGGTTCACCCTCGCCGAGGCGCTGGAGCTGACGCGGGCGTGACCGCCGTGCCGACCGGTCCCGCCGACGGCCTGGCCGCGCGGGTCATCCCCTGCCTGGACGTCGACGGCGGGCGGGTCGTCAAGGGCGTGCAGTTCGTCGACATCCGCGACGCCGGGGACCCGGTCGAGCTGGCGCGGGTCTACGACGCCGAGGGCGCCGACGAGCTGGTGTTCCTCGACATCACCGCGTCCTCGGACCAGCGGGAGACCATCTACGACGTGGTCGCCGTCACCGCCGAGCAGGTCTTCATCCCCCTCACCGTGGGGGGAGGGGTGCGGTCGGTCGCCGACGCCCGCCGGCTGCTGCAGGCGGGGGCCGACAAGACCGCCGTCAACTCCGCAGCGGTGGCCGACCCGACGGTGCTGTCGGCCATCGCCGACGCCTTCGGCAGCCAGTGTGTGGTCGCCGCCATCGACGCCAAGCGACGTGATCCGGCCGACGCATCGGCCGGATGGGAGGTCTTCGTCCATGGTGGACGCACCGCCACCGGCATCGACGCGGTCGAGTGGGCCGCCGAGTGCGGACGGCGGGGGGCCGGGGAGATCCTGCTGACGTCGATGGACCGGGACGGCTCGAAGATCGGCTTCGACACCGAGCTGCTGCGAGCCGTCGACGACGCCGTCGGCATCCCGGTGATCGCCAGCGGGGGAGCAGGGACCATCGACCACATGGTGGAGGGCATCACCGAGGGCCGCGCGTCGGCGGTGCTCGCCGCCTCCATCTTCCACTTCGGGGAGCTCTCCATCGGCGAGGTCAAGGCCGGCATGGCCGCCGCCGGCGTGCCCGTGCGTCGTTAGGTCGCCGGGGCGGCCGGGATCGCGGCTGCCACCAGCTCGAGCAACGTGGCGGTGATCGCCTCCGGCCGGTTCAGCAGGTCCAGGTGCTTGCCGGCCTCGACGGCGACCGGCCAGCCGCGTTCCGCGGCGGCGGCCAGGTCGGCGCCGTAGGGGTCACTGAGCAGCAGGTAGGCGCACGGCGTGTGGGTCCAGCCCTTCGGCACCGGCACGGCCTCGGCGAAGTAGGACAGTGGCAGCTGCGGCAGCTCGGCCGCCGCTGCCGATCGCACCTCCGGGTCCTGCACCAAGTCGGACATGACGTCGTCGCCGAACCAGTCCGACCACCGCGGCAACCGGCCGTCGACCGACAGCCCGAGCAGGTGGTCGAAGAACGCCGGGGGCACCAGGTCGGCCGTGCCCGACGCCGGGGGGACGCCTGCATCGACGAACACCAAGGCCGCCGGGGTGGGGGAGATGCGCTTGGCGATCATCGGCAGCAACGGTCCGGCACCGCTGTGCCCCACCACGACATGGGCACCGGTCCCTTCGCAGGCCCCTGCGGCAGCCGCCTCGACGACCTGCTGCCATCGGCCCCGGGTGGCCACCGCCACGAGGGACGGCACGGCCACGTCGTGGCCCAGCTCGCGGAGTCGAGTCGCGACCAGGGACCAGGTCACCGGTCCGACCAGCGGGGAG
Coding sequences within it:
- the hisB gene encoding imidazoleglycerol-phosphate dehydratase HisB, coding for MTRIGRVERTTKETTIIVEVDLDGGGKVEVSTGVPFFDHMLDQLGRHGRLDLTVRADGDTEIDDHHTVEDVGIALGQALAEAWGDRAGVERFGDATVPIDECLTRTAVDLAGRPYLVWDAPVPLEVIGTFETSLVKHFFEAVIANSRMTLHVKLLEPGNTHHVFESVFKSFAVALRRAVAVTAPGAAVPSTKGVLQ
- the hisH gene encoding imidazole glycerol phosphate synthase subunit HisH — its product is MGTTAAVLDYDAGNLRSAEKSLQRVGFETVVTADADRAAEADLVVVPGVGHFGQCVRRFDDAGFAPLIRQRVAAEQPVLGICVGMQIMYEGSDEDPRVPGFGFLPGWVRRIPSTTPDGRTLAVPHMGWNVLRARRDDPLLAGIGGERVYFVHSYYADPSDHDHVIAESTYGVPLPAIAREGSVVVTQFHPEKSADVGRQLLANLHDEVSARSTKVRS
- the hisA gene encoding 1-(5-phosphoribosyl)-5-[(5-phosphoribosylamino)methylideneamino]imidazole-4-carboxamide isomerase, giving the protein MPLTLFPAVDIKDGRAVRLTQGKADAETVYDADPVAAAQRFADEGAEWLHVVDLDAAFTGEPRNRHLVADIVEATGVPVQASGGVRTLADLDAAIGFGASRVVIGTMALEQPDFVRAALDAHGDKVAVGLDADGTTLKARGWVTEGGDLFEALAMFTEMGVARFVFTDIGRDGMLSGPNVERLTQVAEATTARVTASGGVSSLEDLRVLSSAHERVDAAIVGKALYADRFTLAEALELTRA
- the hisF gene encoding imidazole glycerol phosphate synthase subunit HisF — protein: MAARVIPCLDVDGGRVVKGVQFVDIRDAGDPVELARVYDAEGADELVFLDITASSDQRETIYDVVAVTAEQVFIPLTVGGGVRSVADARRLLQAGADKTAVNSAAVADPTVLSAIADAFGSQCVVAAIDAKRRDPADASAGWEVFVHGGRTATGIDAVEWAAECGRRGAGEILLTSMDRDGSKIGFDTELLRAVDDAVGIPVIASGGAGTIDHMVEGITEGRASAVLAASIFHFGELSIGEVKAGMAAAGVPVRR
- a CDS encoding alpha/beta fold hydrolase; this encodes MRFTLVHSPLVGPVTWSLVATRLRELGHDVAVPSLVAVATRGRWQQVVEAAAAGACEGTGAHVVVGHSGAGPLLPMIAKRISPTPAALVFVDAGVPPASGTADLVPPAFFDHLLGLSVDGRLPRWSDWFGDDVMSDLVQDPEVRSAAAAELPQLPLSYFAEAVPVPKGWTHTPCAYLLLSDPYGADLAAAAERGWPVAVEAGKHLDLLNRPEAITATLLELVAAAIPAAPAT